A DNA window from Ovis aries strain OAR_USU_Benz2616 breed Rambouillet chromosome 7, ARS-UI_Ramb_v3.0, whole genome shotgun sequence contains the following coding sequences:
- the CHST14 gene encoding carbohydrate sulfotransferase 14 produces MFPRPLTPLAAPNGAEPLGRALRRAPLGRARAGLGGPPLLLPSMLMFAVIVASSGLLLMIERGILAEMKPLPLHPPNREDAVWRGTIPRPGRLSLDAGDSDLQVRQDVRNRTLRAVCGQPGMPRDPWDLPVGQRRTLLRHILVSDRYRFLYCYVPKVACSNWKRVLKVLAGVLDNVDVRLKMDHRSDLVFLADLRPDEIRYRLQHYFKFLFVRDPLERLLSAYRNKFGEIREYQQRYGVEIVKRYRAGAGPSPAGDDVTFPEFLRYLADEDPERMNEHWMPVYHLCQPCAVRYDFVGSYERLEADANQVLEWVRAPPHVRFPARQAWYRPASPESLHYHLCSAPRALLQDVLPKYILDFSLFAYPLPNVTREACHQ; encoded by the coding sequence ATGTTCCCCCGCCCGCTGACCCCGCTGGCGGCCCCAAATGGCGCCGAGCCCCTGGGCCGGGCGCTGAGGCGGGCGCCCCTGGGCAGGGCCCGGGCTGGGCTGGGCGGGCCGCCCCTGCTGCTGCCGTCCATGCTGATGTTCGCGGTGATCGTGGCTTCCAGCGGGCTGCTGCTCATGATCGAGCGGGGCATCCTGGCCGAGATGAAGCCCCTTCCCCTGCACCCTCCCAACCGCGAGGACGCGGTCTGGCGCGGGACGATCCCCAGGCCTGGGAGGCTGTCCCTGGATGCGGGGGACTCGGACCTGCAGGTGAGGCAGGATGTCCGGAACCGGACCTTGCGGGCAGTGTGTGGACAACCGGGCATGCCCCGGGACCCCTGGGACTTGCCGGTGGGGCAGCGGCGCACCCTGCTGCGCCACATCCTAGTGAGTGACCGCTACCGCTTCCTCTACTGCTACGTGCCCAAGGTGGCCTGCTCCAACTGGAAGCGGGTTCTGAAGGTGCTGGCGGGCGTCCTGGACAACGTGGACGTCCGCCTCAAGATGGACCACCGCAGCGACCTGGTGTTCCTGGCCGACCTGCGGCCTGACGAGATTCGCTACCGCCTCCAGCACTACTTCAAGTTCCTGTTTGTGCGGGACCCCTTGGAGCGCCTTCTCTCTGCCTACCGCAACAAGTTTGGCGAGATCCGAGAGTACCAGCAGCGCTACGGAGTTGAGATCGTGAAGCGGTACAGGGCTGGAGCGGGGCCCAGCCCTGCGGGGGACGATGTCACCTTCCCCGAGTTCCTGAGATACCTGGCGGATGAGGACCCCGAGCGCATGAACGAGCATTGGATGCCCGTGTACCACCTGTGCCAGCCTTGTGCGGTGCGCTATGACTTTGTGGGCTCCTATGAGCGGCTGGAGGCAGATGCCAACcaggtgctggagtgggtgcGGGCACCGCCCCATGTCCGATTCCCAGCTCGCCAGGCCTGGTACAGGCCAGCCAGCCCTGAAAGCCTGCACTACCACCTGTGCAGTGCCCCACGGGCCCTGCTGCAGGACGTCCTGCCCAAGTATATCCTGGACTTCTCCCTCTTCGCCTACCCATTGCCTAATGTCACCAGAGAGGCCTGTCACCAGTGA
- the BAHD1 gene encoding bromo adjacent homology domain-containing 1 protein isoform X3, giving the protein MTHTRRKSLPMLSSGPTGRQEPLQMEGSSVEQQGEGVEPGPPESTEHLTGRRKNYPLRKRPLVPEKPKACKVLLTRLENVAGPQSADEADELPPDLPKPPSPTPSSEDTGLSQPRKRRLASLNAEALNNLLLEREETGSLVGTRRSRGGDPHRSRDRDRAAGGWASSKKRPRLGNLGEGSRDLSPELAPDEGARRDGDPTPKRLASLNAAAFLKLSQERELPLRPPRAHPEADGHSAEPPAPKGLRPKWAKVNGKNYPKARQGAGSGEAAGPPSWQGCPEESWPSAPHRGPASQPPYQPLSKALESPLGLRPQLPLLMGGQAALKPEPGRPGEESPAPKQELHQPSFPTPQLSPLPMPGNPADYNGLYGRPELTALGNFYLYCSQDGLQCGGYSSCPMLPEGKLSPVAAPNEGLLLAPSSVPAGTPFQHPPWGSRYCSDEDTGANGYSICEMLSTSLTHFGTTCGGCPYKMPFAAEGCRSLGQLEFPLPAAGHPASPAHPLLGCPVPSVPPAAEPVPHLQTPTSEPQTVARACPQSAKPPSGSKSGLRTGSSCRHTARSKAARRPSHPKQPRVQRPRPRRRRRRRTNGWVPVGAACEKAVYVLDEPEPAIRKSYQAVERHGETIRVRDTVLLKSGPRKTSTPYVAKISALWENPESGELMMSLLWYYRPEHLQGGRSPSMHENEVFASRHQDQNSVACIEEKCYVLTFAEYCRFCAMAKRRGEGLPSRKTALVPPSADYSTPPHRTVPEDTDPELVFLCRHVYDFRHGRILKNPQ; this is encoded by the exons ATGACACACACTCGGAGGAAGTCTCTGCCCATGCTGAGTTCGGGCCCCACAGGCCGCCAGGAGCCCCTGCAAATGGAAGGCAGCAGTGTGGAGCAGCAGGGAGAGGGCGTGGAGCCCGGTCCTCCTGAGAGCACAGAGCACCTTACAGGGCGCCGCAAGAACTACCCACTGCGGAAGCGCCCGTTAGTTCCCGAGAAGCCCAAGGCCTGCAAAGTGCTGCTGACCCGCCTGGAGAACGTAGCCGGTCCACAGAGTGCAGATGAGGCTGATGAGCTGCCCCCCGACCTGCCCAAGCCCCCTAGCCCAACCCCATCCAGCGAGGACACTGGCCTCTCACAGCCCCGCAAGCGGCGCCTGGCCTCCCTCAACGCCGAGGCCCTCAATAACCTGCTGCTGGAGCGGGAGGAGACCGGCAGCCTGGTGGGCACCCGCCGCAGCCGAGGGGGAGACCCCCACCGCAGCCGGGACCGTGACCGGGCCGCTGGAGGCTGGGCCTCCTCTAAGAAGCGGCCCCGGCTTGGGAACCTCGGAGAAGGAAGTCGGGACCTGTCTCCAGAGCTGGCACCAGATGAAGGGGCCCGCAGAGATGGCGATCCAACTCCCAAGAGACTGGCCAGCCTGAATGCAGCTGCCTTCCTGAAGCTGAGCCAGGAGCGGGAGCTCCCCCTGCGCCCGCCTCGTGCCCACCCTGAAGCAGATGGGCACTCTGCGGAGCCACCAGCACCCAAGGGCCTGAGGCCTAAGTGGGCCAAGGTCAATGGCAAGAACTATCCCAAGGCCCGACAAGGGGCTGGCTCTGGGGAGGCTGCAGGCCCACCTAGCTGGCAAGGGTGCCCCGAGGAGTCTTGGCCATCTGCTCCCCATCGtgggccagccagccagccaccttACCAGCCCCTGAGCAAGGCTCTGGAGAGCCCCTTGGGGCTGCGGCCACAGCTGCCCCTGCTGATGGGGGGCCAGGCAGCCCTGAAGCCGGAGCCTGGGCGCCCAGGGGAGGAGTCACCTGCCCCCAAGCAGGAACTGCACCAGCCCTCGTTCCCCACACCACAACTCTCCCCGCTCCCGATGCCGGGCAACCCTGCTGACTACAATGGCCTGTATGGTCGGCCTGAGCTCACCGCATTGGGCAACTTCTATCTGTACTGCAGCCAAGACGGGCTGCagtgtgggggctactcttcctgcCCCATGCTCCCCGAGGGCAAGCTGTCCCCAGTGGCTGCACCTAATGAGGGGCTTCTCTTGGCTCCAAGCTCAGTGCCTGCAGGCACCCCTTTCCAGCACCCTCCATGGGGTTCTCGCTATTGCTCCGATGAGGATACTGGAGCGAATGGCTACAGCATCTGTGAAATGTTGTCCACGTCTCTTACCCACTTCGGCACTACCTGTGGCGGCTGCCCCTACAAAATGCCTTTTGCAGCAG AAGGCTGCAGATCCCTGGGCCAGCTGGAATTTCCTCTCCCGGCAGCCGGCCACCCTGCCTCGCCTGCCCACCCCCTCCTGGGGTGCCCTGTGCCCAGCGTGCCACCTGCAGCAGAGCCCGTCCCCCATCTTCAGACACCCACCTCGGAGCCCCAGACAGTAGCCCGCGCGTGCCCTCAGAGCGCCAAGCCTCCTAGTGGCTCCAAGTCAGGTCTGCGCACGGGCTCCAGCTGTAGGCACACTGCGCGGAGCAAGGCCGCCCGCAGGCCCAGCCACCCTAAGCAGCCTCGTGTCCAGCGCCCACGCCCccgccgccgtcgccgccgccgcACTAATGGCTGGGTGCCCGTCGGGGCTGCCTGCGAGAAGGCCGTCTATGTCTTG GATGAACCGGAACCAGCCATTCGAAAGAGCTACCAGGCAGTGGAGCGGCATGGAGAGACCATCCGAGTCCGGGACACTGTCCTGCTCAAGTCAGGCCCTCGAAAGACGTCCACACCTTATGTGGCCAAGATCTCTGCCCTCTGGGAGAACCCCGAATCAG GAGAGCTGATGATGAGCCTCTTGTGGTATTACAGACCAGAGCACTTACAGGGTGGCCGTAGTCCCAGCATGCACGAG AATGAAGTTTTTGCATCGCGACATCAAGACCAGAACAGTGTAGCCTGCATCGAAGAGAAGTGCTACGTGCTGACCTTTGCCGAGTACTGCAG ATTCTGTGCCATGGCCAAGCGCCGGGGCGAGGGGCTTCCCAGCCGAAAGACAGCACTGGTGCCCCCATCTGCGGACTACTCCACCCCGCCACACCGCACAGTGCCCGAGGACACGGACCCTGAGCTGGTGTTTCTTTGCCGCCATGTTTATGACTTCCGCCATGGCCGCATCCTCAAGAACCCCCAGTAG
- the BAHD1 gene encoding bromo adjacent homology domain-containing 1 protein isoform X2 yields MTHTRRKSLPMLSSGPTGRQEPLQMEGSSVEQQGEGVEPGPPESTEHLTGRRKNYPLRKRPLVPEKPKACKVLLTRLENVAGPQSADEADELPPDLPKPPSPTPSSEDTGLSQPRKRRLASLNAEALNNLLLEREETGSLVGTRRSRGGDPHRSRDRDRAAGGWASSKKRPRLGNLGEGSRDLSPELAPDEGARRDGDPTPKRLASLNAAAFLKLSQERELPLRPPRAHPEADGHSAEPPAPKGLRPKWAKVNGKNYPKARQGAGSGEAAGPPSWQGCPEESWPSAPHRGPASQPPYQPLSKALESPLGLRPQLPLLMGGQAALKPEPGRPGEESPAPKQELHQPSFPTPQLSPLPMPGNPADYNGLYGRPELTALGNFYLYCSQDGLQCGGYSSCPMLPEGKLSPVAAPNEGLLLAPSSVPAGTPFQHPPWGSRYCSDEDTGANGYSICEMLSTSLTHFGTTCGGCPYKMPFAAGCRSLGQLEFPLPAAGHPASPAHPLLGCPVPSVPPAAEPVPHLQTPTSEPQTVARACPQSAKPPSGSKSGLRTGSSCRHTARSKAARRPSHPKQPRVQRPRPRRRRRRRTNGWVPVGAACEKAVYVLDEPEPAIRKSYQAVERHGETIRVRDTVLLKSGPRKTSTPYVAKISALWENPESGELMMSLLWYYRPEHLQGGRSPSMHEPLQNEVFASRHQDQNSVACIEEKCYVLTFAEYCRFCAMAKRRGEGLPSRKTALVPPSADYSTPPHRTVPEDTDPELVFLCRHVYDFRHGRILKNPQ; encoded by the exons ATGACACACACTCGGAGGAAGTCTCTGCCCATGCTGAGTTCGGGCCCCACAGGCCGCCAGGAGCCCCTGCAAATGGAAGGCAGCAGTGTGGAGCAGCAGGGAGAGGGCGTGGAGCCCGGTCCTCCTGAGAGCACAGAGCACCTTACAGGGCGCCGCAAGAACTACCCACTGCGGAAGCGCCCGTTAGTTCCCGAGAAGCCCAAGGCCTGCAAAGTGCTGCTGACCCGCCTGGAGAACGTAGCCGGTCCACAGAGTGCAGATGAGGCTGATGAGCTGCCCCCCGACCTGCCCAAGCCCCCTAGCCCAACCCCATCCAGCGAGGACACTGGCCTCTCACAGCCCCGCAAGCGGCGCCTGGCCTCCCTCAACGCCGAGGCCCTCAATAACCTGCTGCTGGAGCGGGAGGAGACCGGCAGCCTGGTGGGCACCCGCCGCAGCCGAGGGGGAGACCCCCACCGCAGCCGGGACCGTGACCGGGCCGCTGGAGGCTGGGCCTCCTCTAAGAAGCGGCCCCGGCTTGGGAACCTCGGAGAAGGAAGTCGGGACCTGTCTCCAGAGCTGGCACCAGATGAAGGGGCCCGCAGAGATGGCGATCCAACTCCCAAGAGACTGGCCAGCCTGAATGCAGCTGCCTTCCTGAAGCTGAGCCAGGAGCGGGAGCTCCCCCTGCGCCCGCCTCGTGCCCACCCTGAAGCAGATGGGCACTCTGCGGAGCCACCAGCACCCAAGGGCCTGAGGCCTAAGTGGGCCAAGGTCAATGGCAAGAACTATCCCAAGGCCCGACAAGGGGCTGGCTCTGGGGAGGCTGCAGGCCCACCTAGCTGGCAAGGGTGCCCCGAGGAGTCTTGGCCATCTGCTCCCCATCGtgggccagccagccagccaccttACCAGCCCCTGAGCAAGGCTCTGGAGAGCCCCTTGGGGCTGCGGCCACAGCTGCCCCTGCTGATGGGGGGCCAGGCAGCCCTGAAGCCGGAGCCTGGGCGCCCAGGGGAGGAGTCACCTGCCCCCAAGCAGGAACTGCACCAGCCCTCGTTCCCCACACCACAACTCTCCCCGCTCCCGATGCCGGGCAACCCTGCTGACTACAATGGCCTGTATGGTCGGCCTGAGCTCACCGCATTGGGCAACTTCTATCTGTACTGCAGCCAAGACGGGCTGCagtgtgggggctactcttcctgcCCCATGCTCCCCGAGGGCAAGCTGTCCCCAGTGGCTGCACCTAATGAGGGGCTTCTCTTGGCTCCAAGCTCAGTGCCTGCAGGCACCCCTTTCCAGCACCCTCCATGGGGTTCTCGCTATTGCTCCGATGAGGATACTGGAGCGAATGGCTACAGCATCTGTGAAATGTTGTCCACGTCTCTTACCCACTTCGGCACTACCTGTGGCGGCTGCCCCTACAAAATGCCTTTTGCAGCAG GCTGCAGATCCCTGGGCCAGCTGGAATTTCCTCTCCCGGCAGCCGGCCACCCTGCCTCGCCTGCCCACCCCCTCCTGGGGTGCCCTGTGCCCAGCGTGCCACCTGCAGCAGAGCCCGTCCCCCATCTTCAGACACCCACCTCGGAGCCCCAGACAGTAGCCCGCGCGTGCCCTCAGAGCGCCAAGCCTCCTAGTGGCTCCAAGTCAGGTCTGCGCACGGGCTCCAGCTGTAGGCACACTGCGCGGAGCAAGGCCGCCCGCAGGCCCAGCCACCCTAAGCAGCCTCGTGTCCAGCGCCCACGCCCccgccgccgtcgccgccgccgcACTAATGGCTGGGTGCCCGTCGGGGCTGCCTGCGAGAAGGCCGTCTATGTCTTG GATGAACCGGAACCAGCCATTCGAAAGAGCTACCAGGCAGTGGAGCGGCATGGAGAGACCATCCGAGTCCGGGACACTGTCCTGCTCAAGTCAGGCCCTCGAAAGACGTCCACACCTTATGTGGCCAAGATCTCTGCCCTCTGGGAGAACCCCGAATCAG GAGAGCTGATGATGAGCCTCTTGTGGTATTACAGACCAGAGCACTTACAGGGTGGCCGTAGTCCCAGCATGCACGAG CCTTTGCAGAATGAAGTTTTTGCATCGCGACATCAAGACCAGAACAGTGTAGCCTGCATCGAAGAGAAGTGCTACGTGCTGACCTTTGCCGAGTACTGCAG ATTCTGTGCCATGGCCAAGCGCCGGGGCGAGGGGCTTCCCAGCCGAAAGACAGCACTGGTGCCCCCATCTGCGGACTACTCCACCCCGCCACACCGCACAGTGCCCGAGGACACGGACCCTGAGCTGGTGTTTCTTTGCCGCCATGTTTATGACTTCCGCCATGGCCGCATCCTCAAGAACCCCCAGTAG
- the BAHD1 gene encoding bromo adjacent homology domain-containing 1 protein isoform X1: protein MTHTRRKSLPMLSSGPTGRQEPLQMEGSSVEQQGEGVEPGPPESTEHLTGRRKNYPLRKRPLVPEKPKACKVLLTRLENVAGPQSADEADELPPDLPKPPSPTPSSEDTGLSQPRKRRLASLNAEALNNLLLEREETGSLVGTRRSRGGDPHRSRDRDRAAGGWASSKKRPRLGNLGEGSRDLSPELAPDEGARRDGDPTPKRLASLNAAAFLKLSQERELPLRPPRAHPEADGHSAEPPAPKGLRPKWAKVNGKNYPKARQGAGSGEAAGPPSWQGCPEESWPSAPHRGPASQPPYQPLSKALESPLGLRPQLPLLMGGQAALKPEPGRPGEESPAPKQELHQPSFPTPQLSPLPMPGNPADYNGLYGRPELTALGNFYLYCSQDGLQCGGYSSCPMLPEGKLSPVAAPNEGLLLAPSSVPAGTPFQHPPWGSRYCSDEDTGANGYSICEMLSTSLTHFGTTCGGCPYKMPFAAEGCRSLGQLEFPLPAAGHPASPAHPLLGCPVPSVPPAAEPVPHLQTPTSEPQTVARACPQSAKPPSGSKSGLRTGSSCRHTARSKAARRPSHPKQPRVQRPRPRRRRRRRTNGWVPVGAACEKAVYVLDEPEPAIRKSYQAVERHGETIRVRDTVLLKSGPRKTSTPYVAKISALWENPESGELMMSLLWYYRPEHLQGGRSPSMHEPLQNEVFASRHQDQNSVACIEEKCYVLTFAEYCRFCAMAKRRGEGLPSRKTALVPPSADYSTPPHRTVPEDTDPELVFLCRHVYDFRHGRILKNPQ, encoded by the exons ATGACACACACTCGGAGGAAGTCTCTGCCCATGCTGAGTTCGGGCCCCACAGGCCGCCAGGAGCCCCTGCAAATGGAAGGCAGCAGTGTGGAGCAGCAGGGAGAGGGCGTGGAGCCCGGTCCTCCTGAGAGCACAGAGCACCTTACAGGGCGCCGCAAGAACTACCCACTGCGGAAGCGCCCGTTAGTTCCCGAGAAGCCCAAGGCCTGCAAAGTGCTGCTGACCCGCCTGGAGAACGTAGCCGGTCCACAGAGTGCAGATGAGGCTGATGAGCTGCCCCCCGACCTGCCCAAGCCCCCTAGCCCAACCCCATCCAGCGAGGACACTGGCCTCTCACAGCCCCGCAAGCGGCGCCTGGCCTCCCTCAACGCCGAGGCCCTCAATAACCTGCTGCTGGAGCGGGAGGAGACCGGCAGCCTGGTGGGCACCCGCCGCAGCCGAGGGGGAGACCCCCACCGCAGCCGGGACCGTGACCGGGCCGCTGGAGGCTGGGCCTCCTCTAAGAAGCGGCCCCGGCTTGGGAACCTCGGAGAAGGAAGTCGGGACCTGTCTCCAGAGCTGGCACCAGATGAAGGGGCCCGCAGAGATGGCGATCCAACTCCCAAGAGACTGGCCAGCCTGAATGCAGCTGCCTTCCTGAAGCTGAGCCAGGAGCGGGAGCTCCCCCTGCGCCCGCCTCGTGCCCACCCTGAAGCAGATGGGCACTCTGCGGAGCCACCAGCACCCAAGGGCCTGAGGCCTAAGTGGGCCAAGGTCAATGGCAAGAACTATCCCAAGGCCCGACAAGGGGCTGGCTCTGGGGAGGCTGCAGGCCCACCTAGCTGGCAAGGGTGCCCCGAGGAGTCTTGGCCATCTGCTCCCCATCGtgggccagccagccagccaccttACCAGCCCCTGAGCAAGGCTCTGGAGAGCCCCTTGGGGCTGCGGCCACAGCTGCCCCTGCTGATGGGGGGCCAGGCAGCCCTGAAGCCGGAGCCTGGGCGCCCAGGGGAGGAGTCACCTGCCCCCAAGCAGGAACTGCACCAGCCCTCGTTCCCCACACCACAACTCTCCCCGCTCCCGATGCCGGGCAACCCTGCTGACTACAATGGCCTGTATGGTCGGCCTGAGCTCACCGCATTGGGCAACTTCTATCTGTACTGCAGCCAAGACGGGCTGCagtgtgggggctactcttcctgcCCCATGCTCCCCGAGGGCAAGCTGTCCCCAGTGGCTGCACCTAATGAGGGGCTTCTCTTGGCTCCAAGCTCAGTGCCTGCAGGCACCCCTTTCCAGCACCCTCCATGGGGTTCTCGCTATTGCTCCGATGAGGATACTGGAGCGAATGGCTACAGCATCTGTGAAATGTTGTCCACGTCTCTTACCCACTTCGGCACTACCTGTGGCGGCTGCCCCTACAAAATGCCTTTTGCAGCAG AAGGCTGCAGATCCCTGGGCCAGCTGGAATTTCCTCTCCCGGCAGCCGGCCACCCTGCCTCGCCTGCCCACCCCCTCCTGGGGTGCCCTGTGCCCAGCGTGCCACCTGCAGCAGAGCCCGTCCCCCATCTTCAGACACCCACCTCGGAGCCCCAGACAGTAGCCCGCGCGTGCCCTCAGAGCGCCAAGCCTCCTAGTGGCTCCAAGTCAGGTCTGCGCACGGGCTCCAGCTGTAGGCACACTGCGCGGAGCAAGGCCGCCCGCAGGCCCAGCCACCCTAAGCAGCCTCGTGTCCAGCGCCCACGCCCccgccgccgtcgccgccgccgcACTAATGGCTGGGTGCCCGTCGGGGCTGCCTGCGAGAAGGCCGTCTATGTCTTG GATGAACCGGAACCAGCCATTCGAAAGAGCTACCAGGCAGTGGAGCGGCATGGAGAGACCATCCGAGTCCGGGACACTGTCCTGCTCAAGTCAGGCCCTCGAAAGACGTCCACACCTTATGTGGCCAAGATCTCTGCCCTCTGGGAGAACCCCGAATCAG GAGAGCTGATGATGAGCCTCTTGTGGTATTACAGACCAGAGCACTTACAGGGTGGCCGTAGTCCCAGCATGCACGAG CCTTTGCAGAATGAAGTTTTTGCATCGCGACATCAAGACCAGAACAGTGTAGCCTGCATCGAAGAGAAGTGCTACGTGCTGACCTTTGCCGAGTACTGCAG ATTCTGTGCCATGGCCAAGCGCCGGGGCGAGGGGCTTCCCAGCCGAAAGACAGCACTGGTGCCCCCATCTGCGGACTACTCCACCCCGCCACACCGCACAGTGCCCGAGGACACGGACCCTGAGCTGGTGTTTCTTTGCCGCCATGTTTATGACTTCCGCCATGGCCGCATCCTCAAGAACCCCCAGTAG